A region of the Massilia sp. erpn genome:
CTGGAGCCGTTCGCGCAAGAAGCTGTGGCACAAGGGCGAGGAATCGGGCCATGTGCAGAAGGTGCTGGAAATCCGCCTCGATTGCGACGAGGATGTGGTGCTGCTGAAGATCGAGCAGGCGGGTGGCATCGCCTGTCATACTGGCCGCCATTCCTGCTTCTTCAATAAATTCTTGGGCGATCCGAAAGATGGCGACTGGCAGAATGTGGAGCCGGTACTGAAAGACCCGGAAACGATTTATACGGAAACCAAGAAATGACGACAGTGCTGGACCGCCTGGCCGCGGTCATCGAATCGCGCAAGCCGGCCAATGGCGGCGACCCGGCCGCCTCCTATGTGGCGCGCCTGTTTGCCAAGGGCGACGATGCCATCCTCAAAAAAATCGGCGAGGAAGCGGTGGAAACCGTGATGGCCGCCAAGGATGCGCGCAACGGCGGCGATCCGGCCAAGCTGCTGTACGAGTGCGCCGACCTGTGGTTCCATTCGCTGGTGCTGCTGTCCCAGTTCGGCCTGACCCCGCAGCAGGTGCTGGACGAGCTGGCGCGGCGCGAGGGCCTGTCCGGCCTGGACGAGAAGGCCGCGCGCCCCGACCAAGATTAATCTCAACGCATAAGGACTGAACGTGGACAACTGCCTGTTCTGCAAGATTGCTGCCAAGACCATTCCCTCCTCGGTGGTGTACGAGGATGAAGAGCTGCTGGCCTTCAAGGACATCAACCCGGCCGCGCCGGTGCACCTGCTGGTGATTCCGAAGAAGCACTACAGCACCCTGTCCGACTGCGGCAGCGACGATGCGCCGCTGCTGGGCCGCATGCTGGCGCTGGCGCCGCGTCTGGCCGAGGAACATGGCGTCTCCGTGGTCTACGACACCGACGGCCAACCGACACGAGGTTATAAAACCTTGATAAACAGTGGTCCCGACGGCGGGCAAGAAGTGTACCATCTGCACTTGCATATGGTCGGAGGTCCGCGTCCGTGGCGCGCGATGCGCTAAAGGGTATTGCCTCTGGTAAATATGACAAGCACATGACGGGCGCGCTTCGCGTATACTGTGCGTGTTACCGGTTTATTTTTGGGCGCTGAGCGTCCTGCAAGGGGAAAATGATGGGTTCGATGAGTATTTGGCACTGGCTGATCGTGCTGGTGGTGGTAATGCTGGTGTTCGGTACCAAGAAGCTGGGTAATATGGGTTCGGATATCGGCAAGGCGGTGAAGGGCTTCAAGGATGGCGTGAAAGGCGAGGAAGACAAGCCTGCCGCGCCTGCTGCGCCGACCCAGGCGGTGGCCGACAAGAGCACCATCGACGTCGACGCCAAAGAGAAAAACAAGCTGTAATGCCCTGCCGGCCAGTCTTGGCCGGCGGCATGCGGCGATAGCCTATGATCGATCTCGGTCTCTCTAAACTCGCCATCATCGGGGTCGTTGCCCTCGTCGTGATCGGCCCGGAAAAGCTGCCCAAGGTGGCCCGCATGGCGGGCACCCTGTATGGCCGCGCCCAGCGCTATCTGCATGATGTGAAGGCGGAAGTCAGCCGCGAAATCGAACTGGAAGAGCTGAAGAACCTGCACAAGGAAGTGCAGGAAACCGCCCAGTCGATCAAAAGCGGCGTGGAGGAAAGCATCGCGCAGAATATGTCGGAAGTGGAAAGCGCCTTCCGCGCCGACGATGCGGCGCAGTCGCCGCTGATCACCGCCACCAATGAGGATCTGTCGCGCAAGGCCAAGGAATTCCGTCGCAAACGCCTGGTGCGCACCTCGGCCGTGCCGCTCTGGTACAAGCAGCGCAACGGCGGCCGCAGCCATGTGGTGTCCGGCGCGGCGCGCGTGGCGCGCTTCCGTCCGCGCAGCGGCAAATCTGCATCGTTCTATTAAATGAGCAATCAACAACCTGTTGAAGAAACCTTCATCTCCCACCTGATCGAGCTGCGCGACCGTCTGGTCAAGGCCTCGATCGGCGTGCTGCTGGTGACGCTGGCCCTGATGTTCTGGCCCGGTCCTTCGCATATCTACGACATCATCGCCCAGCCCATGGTGAACGCCCTGCCGGCCGGCTCGAAGATGATCGCCACCGGCGTCATCGCGCCCTTCCTGGTGCCGATGAAGGTCACGCTGGTGATCGGCCTGATCCTGTCCCTGCCCTGGGTGCTGTACCAGATGTGGGCTTTTGTCGCGCCCGGCCTGTACGCGCATGAAAAACGCCTGATCGCGCCGCTGGTGATCTCGTCCTCGCTGCTGTTCATGGCGGGCGTGGCGTTCTGCTACTTCCTCGTGTTCGGGCGGGTGTTCGCCTTTATCTCGGAGTTTTCACCGACCTCGATTTCGGTCACGCCGGATATCGAGAACTATCTCGACTTCGTGATGTCGATGTGCCTGGCGTTCGGCTGCGCGTTTGAAGTGCCGGTGGTGGTGGTGATTCTGGTGCGCATGGGTCTGGTATCGGTGGCCAAGCTGAAGGAATGGCGCGGCTATGTGATCGTGGCCGCCTTCGTGATCGCTGCCATCGTCACGCCGCCGGATGTGGTCAGCCAGTTCTCGCTGGCGATTCCGATGTGGCTGCTGTTCGAGGTTGGCGTGCTGCTCTCGCCCATTTTCGTCAAAGTCACGCAGGCGCCCAGCGAACAGCAGGAATAAGCCTACTGAAAAAGCTTGCCCAGGGTGATGGCGTGCATCAGCAGCGATGCCGCCAGCATCCAGTAGATGGGTCTGAGCTTTTTATCCACTTCTGCCAGAATTTCGGCCTTTATTTCCTCTTTGAATTTTGCAAACATCTCGCTGACCTGGGCGAGAATTTCCGCTTTCAAAATCGTCAAATCGGAAGAGAGAAGCACCGGCTCGCTCAAAGCATAGGAGAGGGCATCGGCATGGGCTTCCGCCTGCGCCTGCGGAACACCGCTGGCTTGCAGGATGCGGGAATACTCGAGCTTGTCGAAAGGCAGGGGCATGGGCATTGCAACTCCTTGGACTCAGGATAGCAGATCGGACGCCGCGCCGGCGTCCGCACCATATGCCATGCTAGCCGCCAGCCTGCCGGCGCCGCTTGCGCGGCCGCAAAGGCTGGCGGGGTAGGGCGGGATTACTGCATCAGCTCGCGGATCACGCGCACCGGCGCGCTGCCGTAGCTGAGGAACTGCTCGTGGAAGTCCTTCAGTGCGAAGCGGCTGCCCAGGGTCTGGCGGCGCTGCTCGCGCAATTCCATGATTTCGCTGAAGCCGCTGAAATAGCTGGTCAGCTGCACCGAGGTCAATTGCACGCGGCGCCATTTCTCGGCCGCCTCGCGCGGCGTCTGGAAGGCTTGGCGCGTCAGCAGGTCGATGGCCTGCTCCTGGTTCATGCCCAGCACGTGCACGCTGTAATCGAGGATGGTATTGGTCACGCTGCGCAGATTCCACTTCGAATACATCAGCCACATCTCGGGCGCGTTGTCGCCATAACCCGATTCCAGCATCATGCGTTCGCTGTAGACCGCCCAGCCTTCCACCATGGCGCCATTGCCGAAGATGGACTTGATCACGGACGGCGATTTGTTCGCATACACCAGCTGGGCGTAATGGCCCGGAATCGCTTCGTGCATGTTCAGGATCTGCAGAATCCAGTGGTTGTACTCGCGCAGGCTGCTCTCGGCCTGTTCCGGCGTTTCCTTGTCCAGTGGCGTCACATTGTAGTAAGTGCGGTCCTGCGGACGGAAGGGACCGGGCGCCTCGATGCTGGCGCCGGCCACGCCGCGCTGGTACTCCGGCGTTTCGCGCACCACCAAAGGCTTCTTCGGATCGAGGGTCAGCAGATTGTGCTTGACCACCCAGTCCTGCAGCTGCGGAATCTGGCGGCGGATCTCGGGGAAGAAGTTCTCGCGCGCGACGTGGTTGGACGAGAGCTTGTCGATCATCATGCCGATCTTGGCATAGCGCTCGGCCGGTTTCACCGTATCGCCCAGATACTTGGGCCATAGCTCGTCGGAGATGCGGTCCATATTCGCCAGCAGCTGTTCGCGCGCCGCCAGGGCTTTCTGGTAGGTCTGCTCGCCCGTGCTGCCGGCCTGGATGTCGAAGCCGAACTTGGCCTCATACAGCTCCTTGCCGATGCGGAAGGAACGCGCGCCGGTTTTTTCCAGCGTCTTATCCAGCTCGCCGAGCCAGGCGGCATAGGATTCCACGGCCTTTTTCGCCTCTGCCACGCGCAGCGCGAACAGCTGCTTCTCGTCGCTGGTCAGGATGGAAGCCTGCGCCTCTTTCTGGATATCGTTCAGTATCGCCACCACCCCGGGCGCCTGCGCCACGGCCAGCTGGGTGTGTTCGCGCGTCGGATTGCTGATGCTGGCGCGCGCCGCGTCGTAGTAGGCCGGCACGCTGGCGATGCGCTTGAGCAGGGTGCGCAGGCGCTGCGGCTTGGCCGCGTATTCGGTGTTGAGGATGAAGTCGAGCGGGCTGGCGATATTGTAGGAGGCCGGATTCCATTCGAATTCGCGGAAGGTGGTCAGATACCAGCGGTCGCTATTCAGCTTGTTCTGCAGCAGACCCAGATCGGTGCGCTGGCGCGGCGAGAGCTGGCGCGCATCGAGCTTGCCGAAGCGTTCCAGCCAGTCGTCGATAAAGGCCAGCTGGCGCTGGCGGCTGGCCGCATCGGGGATGGTGAGATTGGCAGCGGTATCGTATTTGCCGACCGAGATGGCAAGTTCCGGATCGGCGCGCCACAGGGCGCTGAGGAACTGGTTGCTGACATTGCCGAAAGTGCGGTCCTGGCGGCGCTCCTGCGCCACCGGTGCGGCTACGGCGGCCACGGCGGCGCCTGCGCCGGCTGCAGCGGCGGCCTTGCCCTTGCCTTTCGCTTTGGTGGATTTTTTGGCGGGTGCGCTCGCCGTCTTGGCGGGCTTGCCGGATTTCTGCGGCTTCTTCGCCGCGCTGGCCGGGGACAGCGCCAGGCAGGCCATTACGGCGGCCAGCGCAATCTTGGTCTTGATCATGGGGGAACCTCTTGAATTGGAGCGTGCAGCGTGCGAGATTATCATTATTCCGCCCGCTTGAGCGCCCCGTGTTACACGACGCTACAAACGCGTTTTCAGTTCAGCGCATTGCCGCGGATAAGCTGCTGGTGGCGCTCATTGATCTGCGCCACCACTTCCTTGCCGCGCGCCATATGGCTTAGCAGGATCTCGCTCGATTTGGTAAAGCGGTGGCCGATGCGGATCGAATAGGAGCGGAACAGCCAGCTCCAGAACGATTGCACGAAGGTGGCTTCGTCCAGGTCGCGCCACTTCACGCCCTGCACGCCGCGCGCCCAGGGCAGGATGCCGGCATACATCCACACGCCCACATCGTCGCAATACAGCTGCACGCTGCGGATCAGCAGCACGCGATAGCCGATCACCACGGTGGAGAGGAACAGCACGCCGGCCGCCAGCCACTCCGAATAGGTGAAGGACAGGCGCAGCACGAAGAGCATGACGAAAGCCATGAGCAGCGGGCCGATATAGGCGGTCCAGGCTTTGACGCTGAGCAGGGTGGCGCCCGGCGCGATGCGGGCATTGTTATCTTCTTCCATGGCCTTGCATATTTTGAATCGGAATGGCGCATGATGGCATGAATGCCCCCGCCGAACAAGCTGGCCGGGCGCTCAACGGCGCAAGCCTTCGGCCAGCATGGCCAGCATATCCTCGGCCGACATGCGGGCCGCGCCGTCACTGCCGTCAAGCAGACTGTCGGCCAGCTCGCGCTTGTGCTGGTGCAGGTCGACGATGCCTTCCTCTATCGTATGCCGCGCCACCAGGCGGTAAATGGTCACGGGACGCTGCTGGCCCATGCGGTGGGCGCGGTCGGAGGCCTGGTCTTCCACCGCCGGATTCCACCACGGATCCATATGGATCACGTAGTCGGCTGCCGTCAGATTGATGCCGACCCCGCCCGCTTTCAGGCTGATGAGGAAGACATCGCCTTCGCCCGCCTGGAAGGCATCCACGCGCTGCTTGCGCGCCGCCATCGGCGTCGAACCATCGAGGTATTGGTAGCTCACGCCCTTGGC
Encoded here:
- the hisI gene encoding phosphoribosyl-AMP cyclohydrolase, which translates into the protein MATGIAASVAKAKWLNKVKWDEHGLVPVIAQEAGSNDVLMFAWMNRDALYKTVELGEAVYWSRSRKKLWHKGEESGHVQKVLEIRLDCDEDVVLLKIEQAGGIACHTGRHSCFFNKFLGDPKDGDWQNVEPVLKDPETIYTETKK
- a CDS encoding phosphoribosyl-ATP diphosphatase → MTTVLDRLAAVIESRKPANGGDPAASYVARLFAKGDDAILKKIGEEAVETVMAAKDARNGGDPAKLLYECADLWFHSLVLLSQFGLTPQQVLDELARREGLSGLDEKAARPDQD
- a CDS encoding histidine triad nucleotide-binding protein codes for the protein MDNCLFCKIAAKTIPSSVVYEDEELLAFKDINPAAPVHLLVIPKKHYSTLSDCGSDDAPLLGRMLALAPRLAEEHGVSVVYDTDGQPTRGYKTLINSGPDGGQEVYHLHLHMVGGPRPWRAMR
- the tatA gene encoding Sec-independent protein translocase subunit TatA; protein product: MGSMSIWHWLIVLVVVMLVFGTKKLGNMGSDIGKAVKGFKDGVKGEEDKPAAPAAPTQAVADKSTIDVDAKEKNKL
- the tatB gene encoding Sec-independent protein translocase protein TatB, giving the protein MIDLGLSKLAIIGVVALVVIGPEKLPKVARMAGTLYGRAQRYLHDVKAEVSREIELEELKNLHKEVQETAQSIKSGVEESIAQNMSEVESAFRADDAAQSPLITATNEDLSRKAKEFRRKRLVRTSAVPLWYKQRNGGRSHVVSGAARVARFRPRSGKSASFY
- the tatC gene encoding twin-arginine translocase subunit TatC; translation: MSNQQPVEETFISHLIELRDRLVKASIGVLLVTLALMFWPGPSHIYDIIAQPMVNALPAGSKMIATGVIAPFLVPMKVTLVIGLILSLPWVLYQMWAFVAPGLYAHEKRLIAPLVISSSLLFMAGVAFCYFLVFGRVFAFISEFSPTSISVTPDIENYLDFVMSMCLAFGCAFEVPVVVVILVRMGLVSVAKLKEWRGYVIVAAFVIAAIVTPPDVVSQFSLAIPMWLLFEVGVLLSPIFVKVTQAPSEQQE
- a CDS encoding DUF885 domain-containing protein; protein product: MIKTKIALAAVMACLALSPASAAKKPQKSGKPAKTASAPAKKSTKAKGKGKAAAAAGAGAAVAAVAAPVAQERRQDRTFGNVSNQFLSALWRADPELAISVGKYDTAANLTIPDAASRQRQLAFIDDWLERFGKLDARQLSPRQRTDLGLLQNKLNSDRWYLTTFREFEWNPASYNIASPLDFILNTEYAAKPQRLRTLLKRIASVPAYYDAARASISNPTREHTQLAVAQAPGVVAILNDIQKEAQASILTSDEKQLFALRVAEAKKAVESYAAWLGELDKTLEKTGARSFRIGKELYEAKFGFDIQAGSTGEQTYQKALAAREQLLANMDRISDELWPKYLGDTVKPAERYAKIGMMIDKLSSNHVARENFFPEIRRQIPQLQDWVVKHNLLTLDPKKPLVVRETPEYQRGVAGASIEAPGPFRPQDRTYYNVTPLDKETPEQAESSLREYNHWILQILNMHEAIPGHYAQLVYANKSPSVIKSIFGNGAMVEGWAVYSERMMLESGYGDNAPEMWLMYSKWNLRSVTNTILDYSVHVLGMNQEQAIDLLTRQAFQTPREAAEKWRRVQLTSVQLTSYFSGFSEIMELREQRRQTLGSRFALKDFHEQFLSYGSAPVRVIRELMQ